The proteins below come from a single Cannabis sativa cultivar Pink pepper isolate KNU-18-1 chromosome 3, ASM2916894v1, whole genome shotgun sequence genomic window:
- the LOC115711374 gene encoding large ribosomal subunit protein uL4: MAATAAARPLVTVQALDGDMATDSAPTVPLPDVMKASIRPDIVNFVHSNISKNKRQPYAVSKKAGHQTSAESWGTGRAVSRIPRVPGGGTHRAGQGAFGNMCRGGRMFAPTKIWRRWHRKINVNQKRYAVVSAIAASAVPSLVMARGHRVESVPELPLVISDAAEGVEKTSAAIKVLKQIGAYEDAEKAKDSHSIRPGKGKMRNRRYINRKGPLIVYGTEGAKLVKAFRNIPGVDIVNVERLNLLKLAPGGHLGRFVIWTKSAFEKLDSIYGSFDKLSLKKKSYVLPRSKMVNADLARIINSDEVQSVVRPIKKESKRAPLKKNPLKNLNAMLKLNPYAKTAKRMSLLAEAQRVKSKAEKLEQKRKPISKEEAAAIKSAGKAWYQTMISDSDYTEFEVFTKWLGVSQ; the protein is encoded by the exons ATGGCCGCCACAGCCGCTGCTCGACCTCTAGTCACGGTTCAGGCCCTTGATGGCGATATGGCCACCGACTCTGCACCAACTGTCCCACTACCGGACGTCATGAAGGCCTCGATCCGTCCTGATATCGTTAACTTCGTCCACTCCAATATCTCAAAAAACAAGAGGCAGCCTTACGCTGTGAGCAAGAAAGCTGGTCACCAGACCTCCGCCGAGTCATGGGGTACCGGTCGTGCTGTTTCTCGTATCCCCCGTGTCCCTGGTGGTGGTACTCACCGTGCTGGACAGGGAGCCTTCGGTAACATGTGTCGTGGTGGACGCATGTTCGCTCCTACCAAGATCTGGCGCCGATGGCATAGAAAGATCAATGTGAATCAGAAGCGGTACGCCGTCGTTTCAGCTATTGCCGCTTCCGCTGTTCCCTCTTTGGTTATGGCTCGTGGTCACAGAGTGGAGTCTGTTCCTGAACTTCCTTTGGTCATAAGTGACGCAGCTGAGGGTGTCGAGAAGACATCTGCGGCAATTAAGGTCTTGAAGCAGATCGGCGCTTATGAAGATGCTGAGAAGGCTAAGGACAGCCATTCGATTCGTCCTGGTAAGGGTAAGATGAGGAATCGTCGTTACATTAACCGTAAGGGACCTCTTATTGTTTATGGAACTGAGGGTGCGAAGCTTGTCAAGGCATTCAGGAACATTCCTGGTGTCGATATCGTTAATGTTGAGAGGCTTAATTTGCTTAAGCTTGCCCCTGGGGGTCACCTTGGAAGGTTTGTAATCTGGACCAAGTCTGCTTTTGAGAAGCTTGACTCGATCTATGGTTCATTTGATAAGCTTTCTTTGAAGAAGAAATCATACGTGCTGCCTAGGTCTAAGATGGTGAATGCTGATTTGGCTAGAATTATCAACTCTGATGAGGTTCAATCTGTTGTAAGGCCGATTAAGAAGGAGTCCAAGAGGGCACCATTGAAGAAGAACCCTCTGAAAAACCTCAACGCCATGTTGAAGCTTAACCCATATGCCAAGACTGCAAAGAGGATGTCCTTGTTGGCTGAGGCTCAACGTGTGAAGTCTAAGGCAGAGAAGCTCGAGCAGAAGAGAAAGCCCATTTCTAAG GAGGAAGCTGCCGCCATCAAGTCCGCAGGAAAGGCTTGGTACCAAACTATGATCTCAGATTCTGACTACACCGAGTTTGAAGTGTTCACCAAATGGCTCGGCGTGTCACAGTGA